A portion of the Granulosicoccus antarcticus IMCC3135 genome contains these proteins:
- a CDS encoding GNAT family N-acetyltransferase, whose translation MQISVGTPEFVRYRAAQLYDVAFGSKLALAVPDEKQRIDMLAKGFVLEHSIAAITNGELVGLAGFPTPDGSLTSGIGYRSLLSDFGFLGGNRAALVFSVYDRESRKGELLMDGIVVDASCRGQGIGTQLFSSLIKLAIERGYSTIRLDVIDTNPAARRLYERLGFVATKTERFEFLRWLLGFGASTTMIYSLQSSDP comes from the coding sequence GTGCAGATATCAGTAGGAACGCCAGAGTTCGTCAGGTATCGTGCCGCTCAACTGTATGACGTCGCCTTCGGTAGCAAGTTAGCGCTGGCGGTGCCCGACGAAAAGCAGCGTATCGATATGCTCGCTAAAGGGTTCGTGCTAGAACACTCAATTGCTGCCATCACGAACGGTGAGCTGGTGGGGCTGGCAGGTTTTCCGACCCCTGATGGATCACTGACAAGTGGTATCGGGTATCGATCGTTGTTGTCGGATTTTGGGTTTCTTGGCGGGAACCGAGCAGCTCTCGTATTCAGCGTATACGACCGAGAGTCGCGCAAAGGGGAGCTTCTGATGGACGGTATTGTCGTCGATGCATCGTGTCGTGGCCAAGGGATTGGAACGCAACTGTTTTCCAGTTTGATCAAGCTGGCGATAGAGCGAGGATACTCGACGATCAGACTGGATGTGATCGACACCAATCCTGCAGCCCGACGATTGTACGAACGTCTGGGATTCGTTGCTACGAAGACAGAACGATTTGAGTTCCTGAGATGGCTGTTAGGATTTGGTGCTTCGACAACCATGATCTATTCGTTGCAGAGCAGCGATCCATAG
- a CDS encoding ornithine carbamoyltransferase, with protein sequence MKQIDLLSISDLDLPTVEQLAVRAIELSEHWDNRTMPQTLTGTRIGLIAELPGWRNPTALALGVATMGGTCVTVTAKLQGAESVEDLAGYMDNWFDLLAVRTPQLSQLREFSGSLVAPVMNLRTHDNHPCEVLGDLGYVLSVRGSWDELKVAMVGPAGNIARSWVEAAAVLPIEVVQVAPPHLALSKDEFGSRSSTTNDLRVIEEADIVVTDCWPNNASNEEKEILGSLRIDSITLDRCRADVMFIPCPPVTRGEEVSIGAMKHEKCLATPAKAFLMHTQNAFVEKATRRTQQLGSGRDKDSS encoded by the coding sequence TTGAAACAGATTGACCTGCTCTCGATCTCTGATCTGGATTTGCCCACGGTTGAACAGCTTGCAGTGCGTGCAATCGAATTGTCTGAACATTGGGACAATCGCACTATGCCTCAAACACTCACGGGTACCCGTATCGGTCTGATTGCTGAACTTCCCGGGTGGCGCAATCCGACTGCACTGGCTTTAGGCGTCGCCACAATGGGCGGTACATGCGTGACCGTGACGGCCAAATTGCAAGGCGCAGAATCTGTCGAAGATCTGGCCGGGTATATGGACAACTGGTTTGATCTATTGGCAGTGCGTACACCACAGCTTTCCCAGCTTCGTGAGTTTTCTGGGTCACTCGTTGCTCCTGTCATGAACCTGCGTACCCATGACAACCATCCGTGTGAAGTGCTGGGTGACCTTGGTTACGTGCTCTCGGTACGAGGGTCGTGGGACGAGCTCAAAGTCGCTATGGTGGGCCCTGCAGGGAACATAGCGCGTTCCTGGGTTGAAGCAGCTGCCGTACTTCCGATTGAGGTCGTGCAGGTAGCACCACCACATCTTGCGCTTTCAAAAGATGAGTTTGGATCACGATCCAGCACGACCAATGATCTGCGTGTCATTGAAGAGGCGGATATAGTCGTCACCGATTGCTGGCCAAACAATGCAAGTAACGAGGAGAAAGAGATACTCGGCTCCCTGCGTATCGATTCAATCACGCTGGATCGCTGCCGCGCTGACGTTATGTTCATACCGTGTCCGCCAGTGACGCGCGGTGAGGAAGTGTCGATCGGTGCAATGAAGCATGAAAAATGCCTTGCCACACCGGCCAAGGCATTTCTGATGCATACGCAAAATGCGTTTGTCGAAAAGGCAACCAGACGAACCCAACAACTTGGCTCAGGTCGTGATAAAGACTCTTCATGA
- a CDS encoding DUF3422 family protein, with product MTSIADHPLRYAMTNELHARPFPVVAAPSRAAYLAIKPAANAAGRDREADRVHLISLLDRFGAQHPQPGATHYSGTIGRHSLKWESHTEFVTYTIFGLGVAETPFDAQTFSVFPKQWLAESPGTRITSALIRVEVAEGDEGIFEKANDWFVPESLAISRVLNDGLVMAGDFRIDHSGHMRFALFVRPGVGEQRIGRVMQRLCEIETYKAMSMIGLHQARVLSPQMEGIDKTLTSLLSDMIGTINKPDVMLQSLLEVSAELENIVAQSSFRFGATEAYKTIVNQRINILREQRFQELQTFGEFMMRRFDPAMRTVKSTQERLSHMSDRAQRASDLLRTRVDVERSAQNQELLTSMDMRAALQLRLQRTVEGLSVVAISYYAINIVLYALGPLEKYYGISKTVMAATATPLVLLGVWWMLKRIHKHFD from the coding sequence ATGACCTCTATCGCTGATCACCCCTTGCGCTACGCCATGACGAACGAGCTGCATGCGCGGCCCTTTCCCGTTGTTGCAGCACCCAGTCGGGCCGCCTACCTGGCTATCAAGCCGGCAGCGAATGCAGCGGGGCGCGACAGGGAGGCAGATCGAGTTCATTTGATCTCTTTACTGGATCGTTTTGGTGCGCAGCATCCACAACCGGGAGCAACACATTACTCAGGCACTATTGGCAGGCATTCATTGAAATGGGAAAGCCACACTGAGTTCGTGACTTACACGATATTTGGTTTAGGTGTTGCGGAAACGCCCTTCGATGCACAAACCTTCTCTGTCTTTCCCAAGCAATGGCTGGCTGAATCGCCAGGCACGCGCATTACATCTGCTTTGATAAGAGTGGAGGTGGCTGAGGGTGACGAAGGCATCTTCGAAAAGGCTAACGACTGGTTTGTGCCTGAAAGTCTCGCCATCAGCCGGGTATTGAATGATGGCTTGGTGATGGCTGGGGATTTTCGTATCGATCATTCAGGGCATATGCGGTTTGCATTGTTCGTTCGACCCGGAGTGGGGGAGCAGCGGATCGGAAGAGTCATGCAGCGGCTGTGTGAAATTGAGACGTACAAGGCGATGTCAATGATAGGCCTGCACCAAGCCAGAGTCCTCAGCCCGCAAATGGAAGGCATTGATAAAACTCTGACCTCTCTGCTATCAGACATGATTGGCACCATTAACAAGCCTGATGTGATGCTTCAGTCATTGTTGGAAGTGTCAGCAGAGTTGGAAAATATCGTTGCCCAGTCATCTTTCCGATTTGGCGCGACTGAGGCCTATAAAACCATCGTGAATCAGCGCATCAATATTCTGCGTGAACAACGATTTCAGGAACTCCAGACCTTTGGTGAGTTCATGATGCGCCGATTCGATCCTGCCATGCGAACGGTAAAATCAACTCAAGAAAGGCTGTCGCACATGTCAGATCGTGCACAACGTGCCAGCGATCTATTGCGTACCAGAGTCGATGTGGAACGCTCTGCACAGAATCAGGAACTGCTGACATCGATGGACATGCGGGCGGCATTGCAGCTGCGGTTACAACGTACTGTTGAAGGACTATCGGTGGTGGCTATCAGCTACTACGCAATCAATATAGTGCTCTATGCCTTGGGGCCACTGGAAAAGTACTACGGCATATCAAAAACAGTCATGGCAGCCACGGCAACTCCGCTGGTTCTACTGGGTGTCTGGTGGATGCTAAAGAGAATTCACAAGCACTTTGATTAA
- a CDS encoding glutathione S-transferase family protein, producing the protein MRLYHHPMSTNARRVLMTAEHLGIKLDLVLVDLAKAEQNAPEFLKLNPNQRIPVLEDEGFVLWESYAIMQYLADITLGQTVYPVDPKARADVNRWLFWCAQDFMPGVSILNWENSIKTMIGIGPSDPEAVTRGESLLGSAAGILDEHLANCEWICESGLSLADFAISAPLADQDRACLPVKELKNLQRWLKQVQALDAWTNTDS; encoded by the coding sequence ATGCGCCTTTATCATCATCCCATGTCCACCAATGCTCGGCGGGTCCTTATGACAGCTGAGCACCTTGGCATCAAGCTTGATCTCGTGCTGGTTGATCTGGCCAAGGCTGAGCAGAATGCGCCAGAGTTTCTGAAGCTTAATCCGAATCAGCGAATACCGGTATTGGAAGATGAAGGATTCGTGCTCTGGGAGTCTTACGCCATCATGCAGTACCTGGCAGACATCACGCTTGGGCAAACCGTGTATCCCGTCGATCCCAAGGCTCGAGCAGATGTCAATCGCTGGCTCTTCTGGTGCGCTCAAGACTTCATGCCCGGAGTTTCCATACTCAACTGGGAGAACTCCATAAAAACAATGATAGGCATCGGACCGTCCGATCCAGAGGCTGTGACTCGAGGGGAGAGTCTGCTAGGCAGTGCCGCAGGAATCCTGGACGAGCATCTTGCCAATTGTGAGTGGATCTGCGAGTCTGGTCTCTCATTGGCAGACTTTGCAATCAGCGCACCGCTGGCCGATCAGGATCGCGCCTGTCTTCCAGTGAAAGAGTTGAAGAATCTGCAACGATGGCTCAAGCAGGTGCAGGCTCTTGACGCATGGACGAATACCGATTCCTGA
- a CDS encoding helix-turn-helix transcriptional regulator: protein MDEYRFLITEFEDSMSKAIRLQQLLQEIRLHTPPVTADTLAAAMAVSERTIYRDIQTLRASGAVIEGEAGYGFTLIEDPAMPPQVFKREEIEALVLGLREVQAVADPALAKAAEHALAKLHASLPPRLKGYLKHSVLHAKRFSARPVITVDVSQLREAAWLERAIDISYIDAKGATSSRRIYPLSIVYMDEALVLVAHCCLRKETRVFRLDRLQHVEISNESFHPKRVPMLAKAMKELMKG, encoded by the coding sequence ATGGACGAATACCGATTCCTGATAACCGAGTTCGAAGATTCAATGAGCAAGGCCATCCGGCTGCAGCAGTTACTACAAGAAATCCGCCTGCATACGCCTCCTGTGACGGCTGACACTCTGGCAGCCGCGATGGCAGTGTCTGAGCGAACGATCTACAGGGATATACAAACGCTTCGTGCCTCAGGCGCTGTCATTGAAGGGGAGGCGGGCTATGGTTTTACCCTGATTGAAGATCCGGCGATGCCCCCGCAGGTTTTTAAAAGGGAAGAAATCGAAGCTCTGGTGCTGGGGCTTCGAGAAGTGCAGGCCGTTGCAGATCCCGCTTTGGCCAAAGCAGCGGAACATGCGTTGGCAAAACTGCATGCATCACTTCCACCGCGTTTGAAGGGCTACCTGAAACATTCGGTGCTGCACGCAAAGCGATTCAGTGCCCGGCCGGTCATCACTGTCGATGTAAGCCAGCTCAGAGAAGCTGCATGGCTGGAAAGAGCAATCGATATATCCTACATCGATGCCAAGGGTGCTACTTCCAGTCGTCGGATCTATCCGCTTTCCATCGTGTATATGGATGAGGCGCTGGTGTTGGTAGCCCATTGTTGCCTGCGAAAAGAGACTCGTGTTTTCAGGCTGGACAGGCTTCAGCACGTCGAGATATCGAATGAGAGTTTTCATCCGAAAAGGGTGCCGATGTTGGCTAAGGCGATGAAGGAGCTGATGAAGGGCTGA
- a CDS encoding 2-hydroxyacid dehydrogenase, with translation MTLLLNNNGYDNDGWQAELERQWPEVTVRRHGDVFDPTEITYALVWNHPPGDLQRYSGLKAIFSLGAGAEHLIADSSLPEVPVVLLADPAVARDMAAHALYWVLERHRRYADYRAQQSEKHWHRFAIPPGCEFRVGVLGLGRIGLEVATRIRSFDYAVSGWDAGERSIDGIETTSGANRLGSFLENQDLVINCLPLTHGTRHLLGQDAFDAMKPGAFFVNISRGAVVDNAALLVALNKCHLSGAALDAFAIEPLPMGDPFWSHPLVHVTPHMSGATFAASAVALIIENIRKLESGALPTPLLNRASGY, from the coding sequence ATGACACTTCTGCTCAACAACAACGGCTATGACAATGACGGCTGGCAGGCTGAACTGGAACGGCAATGGCCCGAGGTCACAGTTCGCCGGCATGGAGATGTATTTGATCCGACTGAAATCACTTATGCATTAGTGTGGAACCACCCTCCCGGAGACCTGCAACGCTATTCTGGTCTCAAGGCAATCTTTTCACTGGGTGCAGGAGCAGAACATCTGATTGCCGACTCCTCTCTTCCCGAGGTGCCGGTGGTCCTGCTTGCCGATCCGGCAGTGGCCAGAGACATGGCCGCCCATGCACTCTACTGGGTATTGGAGCGGCACCGGCGATATGCCGATTACCGGGCACAACAATCCGAGAAGCATTGGCACAGATTTGCTATTCCACCAGGCTGTGAATTTCGAGTGGGCGTCCTGGGGTTGGGTCGTATCGGCTTGGAAGTTGCCACTCGAATTCGCAGTTTTGACTATGCGGTTAGTGGCTGGGATGCTGGAGAACGAAGTATCGATGGAATAGAAACTACATCAGGTGCCAATCGGCTAGGCAGTTTCCTGGAGAATCAGGATTTGGTGATAAATTGCCTGCCACTGACCCACGGTACCAGACATCTTTTAGGACAAGATGCCTTTGATGCGATGAAACCCGGTGCATTTTTTGTCAACATCAGTCGCGGCGCCGTCGTTGACAATGCGGCTTTACTAGTAGCACTGAACAAGTGTCATCTGTCGGGCGCTGCTCTGGACGCCTTCGCGATCGAACCGCTACCGATGGGTGATCCCTTCTGGAGCCATCCCCTCGTGCATGTCACACCGCACATGTCGGGTGCCACGTTTGCAGCATCCGCAGTTGCGCTCATCATCGAGAATATCCGTAAACTGGAAAGCGGCGCATTGCCCACGCCTCTGCTCAACCGGGCATCGGGCTACTGA
- a CDS encoding class II aldolase/adducin family protein, with amino-acid sequence MSRELNADDFSAAGGHANISQEEWQARIDLAALYRLANLYGYDDLIWNHITMRVPGTDHQFLLNRFGLLYNEVTASNLIKIDETGNVLHGPSDVNTAGFVIHSAIHNAHHDMKVVFHSHAPAGLAITALKDGLDFLTQDSSMLYGDIGYHDWEGLSLTLDERDRLAQNIKGKKCLIMRNHGFLAVGETAGEAFMNLHYTIRACRVMVDALSTGLPLDKSTEGIWNLAHRQYADFPLGKYEWPALLRQVEKADPSYKF; translated from the coding sequence ATGTCACGTGAACTGAATGCCGATGATTTCTCAGCCGCGGGTGGCCACGCAAACATCTCACAGGAAGAATGGCAGGCACGGATCGACCTGGCCGCCTTGTACCGTCTCGCCAACCTCTACGGCTATGACGATCTGATCTGGAACCACATCACGATGCGGGTTCCCGGAACCGATCATCAGTTCCTGCTGAACCGCTTCGGACTTCTCTACAACGAGGTAACCGCCTCGAATCTGATCAAGATCGATGAGACTGGCAATGTTCTTCATGGCCCCAGTGATGTCAATACTGCAGGCTTCGTCATCCATTCAGCCATCCATAATGCGCACCACGACATGAAGGTGGTTTTCCACTCACACGCACCAGCAGGTCTGGCGATCACAGCCCTCAAGGATGGACTCGACTTCCTTACACAGGACTCCTCCATGCTCTATGGCGATATTGGTTATCACGATTGGGAAGGGCTTTCACTGACTCTGGATGAGCGTGATCGCTTAGCTCAGAACATCAAGGGCAAAAAATGTCTGATCATGCGCAATCACGGCTTTCTGGCTGTCGGCGAAACAGCGGGAGAAGCGTTCATGAATCTGCATTACACCATACGAGCCTGTCGCGTAATGGTGGATGCTTTGTCCACAGGGCTACCTCTGGATAAGAGCACTGAAGGGATCTGGAATTTGGCGCATCGTCAATACGCCGATTTCCCACTGGGCAAATACGAATGGCCTGCCCTGTTGCGTCAAGTTGAAAAAGCTGATCCTTCATACAAGTTCTAA
- a CDS encoding NAD(P)-dependent oxidoreductase: protein MRITFIGLGNMGGPMARNIARAGYELTVYDLDPDKVAQLCALGAQPAISALDAATGADVVMTSLPNPKVTQAMATGPQGILAVMSKGSTWIEMSTNNLEVEREVRGAATVAGVHFLDAPVSGGIEGAAKGTLTIMVGGQAEIFAKNEALLNIVGENVQHMGSHGAGYVAKIAQVVLCYLHSVALSEALMLGVKGGVPADRMLSIIQNSTGRSYVSDRYGPAILDGSYDPGFALGLAHKDMALTLELAKSVEATLPMCTQVEAIYAQAVQKFGFDQNHLMAIKLLENANSMPLRNSAAAQSHNKTTEKETCHVN from the coding sequence ATGCGGATTACTTTTATCGGCCTCGGAAATATGGGTGGTCCGATGGCCAGGAACATTGCCAGAGCCGGCTATGAGCTGACGGTATACGATCTGGACCCTGACAAGGTGGCGCAGCTCTGTGCGTTGGGCGCACAGCCCGCTATTAGTGCTCTCGATGCAGCAACCGGTGCAGATGTGGTGATGACCTCATTGCCCAACCCAAAAGTCACACAGGCTATGGCGACCGGCCCTCAAGGCATTCTGGCCGTTATGTCAAAGGGCAGTACCTGGATCGAGATGTCTACCAACAACCTGGAGGTGGAGCGTGAGGTACGGGGTGCGGCAACAGTTGCTGGCGTTCATTTTCTTGACGCACCGGTCAGCGGTGGAATCGAAGGAGCAGCCAAGGGGACACTGACAATCATGGTTGGCGGTCAGGCAGAGATATTCGCAAAAAACGAAGCACTTTTGAATATCGTTGGCGAAAATGTTCAGCATATGGGTTCCCATGGTGCAGGCTATGTTGCCAAGATTGCTCAGGTCGTGCTGTGCTACCTGCACTCCGTTGCGCTCTCTGAGGCACTCATGCTCGGTGTCAAAGGTGGCGTGCCGGCTGACAGAATGCTGTCAATCATCCAGAACAGTACCGGCCGATCCTATGTGTCCGACCGCTATGGGCCCGCTATTCTGGACGGAAGTTATGATCCTGGGTTTGCTCTGGGGCTGGCACACAAGGACATGGCGCTGACTCTGGAGTTGGCGAAATCGGTAGAGGCTACCTTGCCGATGTGTACTCAGGTCGAAGCGATTTACGCTCAAGCAGTTCAGAAATTCGGCTTTGATCAAAATCACTTGATGGCCATCAAACTGCTCGAAAATGCCAATTCTATGCCTTTGCGGAATTCTGCCGCAGCGCAATCTCACAATAAAACGACGGAGAAAGAAACATGTCACGTGAACTGA
- a CDS encoding LysR family transcriptional regulator, which yields MNIEHIRAFLEVTATGSFQLAANKLNVTQSTVSARIKALEDRLRQQLFQRKRNGVVLTAGGHQFHSSAINVVRAWERGQQVVSLPEGQSTLISIGIEENHWPLLVTDLLARFESTLPDVATSVLAEPSNLLMQKLRGGLLDMAILYDPQLCAEATIEFLVQEDLVMYSTSQRKVESGIVPGYVFVDWGDSFRALHSAHFPGVFSHKLTLRQSSIALEHILKHGGSGYFLKRIADPLVEAGRLFVVSEAPVLQRALFVAVRTESASPDLIATAVKAVRDTIE from the coding sequence ATGAACATCGAGCACATTCGCGCATTTTTAGAGGTCACGGCAACAGGCAGTTTTCAACTGGCCGCCAATAAGCTGAACGTCACCCAATCCACGGTCAGTGCCCGGATCAAGGCGCTCGAGGATCGGTTGCGGCAACAACTTTTCCAACGCAAACGCAATGGGGTGGTATTGACAGCAGGAGGGCATCAGTTCCACAGCAGCGCAATCAATGTCGTACGTGCCTGGGAACGGGGACAGCAGGTTGTCAGCCTGCCAGAAGGTCAAAGCACGCTGATCAGTATCGGCATCGAAGAGAACCATTGGCCACTGCTGGTGACTGATCTTCTAGCCCGCTTTGAATCCACTCTGCCAGATGTGGCCACCAGTGTTCTGGCTGAACCGTCGAATTTGCTGATGCAGAAACTGCGGGGAGGGCTGTTGGATATGGCGATCTTGTACGACCCTCAGCTTTGCGCCGAGGCCACCATTGAATTTCTGGTGCAGGAGGATCTGGTTATGTATTCCACCTCCCAACGAAAGGTTGAATCTGGAATCGTGCCTGGCTATGTTTTCGTGGACTGGGGTGACTCATTCCGTGCACTGCACAGCGCACATTTCCCTGGTGTTTTCAGTCACAAGCTTACATTGCGACAATCGTCGATTGCACTGGAACACATTCTCAAACATGGAGGGTCTGGCTATTTTCTCAAACGGATTGCGGATCCTCTTGTCGAGGCCGGTCGCCTGTTCGTTGTGAGTGAGGCACCTGTTTTACAGCGAGCATTGTTCGTTGCTGTGCGAACCGAGAGCGCCTCACCTGATTTGATCGCGACAGCCGTTAAGGCTGTGCGTGACACCATCGAGTGA
- a CDS encoding mandelate racemase/muconate lactonizing enzyme family protein: protein MKITRLRTRLVNVPLPRPITTAIHSIESVGCVLVDLETDVGLVGQSYIFTINATRLKAFDEMVRGFAHRVEGIDPHYVTGMNTAIWSDINPTGYAGVTISALAALDTACWDLVGKAAGQPLHYIFGACRDRIRTYASGGLWLSQSIDDLAIEAQTFLDQGFRAMKIRVGHADPCIDVERVGAVREVVGPGIELLTDANQALQPKQAIRLGRMLAELGVSWLEEPVDVHDLTGQAQVREALDINVASGETEWTRYGIRRTIEAGAADVLMPDLQRIGGLTEMRRVVALAEAYSLPISTHIFTEHSLAIAGSAANCISVEHMPWYAPLFVEELEIVNGDILIPNRPGSGFTFDETAVAKFAL, encoded by the coding sequence ATGAAAATCACGCGCCTCAGAACCCGACTTGTCAATGTCCCGTTGCCCCGTCCGATCACTACGGCGATTCACAGTATCGAATCGGTCGGCTGTGTTCTGGTCGATCTGGAAACTGACGTTGGTCTGGTCGGGCAAAGCTATATATTCACCATCAATGCTACCCGGCTCAAGGCATTTGACGAGATGGTAAGAGGTTTTGCTCACCGTGTCGAAGGCATTGATCCTCATTATGTGACAGGTATGAACACAGCCATCTGGTCTGATATCAATCCGACCGGTTATGCAGGTGTCACCATTTCAGCCCTGGCTGCATTGGATACGGCTTGCTGGGATCTGGTAGGCAAGGCGGCAGGGCAGCCATTGCATTATATTTTCGGTGCTTGCAGAGATCGTATTCGCACCTATGCAAGTGGTGGGCTTTGGCTTTCCCAGTCCATTGATGATCTGGCTATCGAGGCGCAGACGTTTCTCGATCAAGGATTTCGCGCTATGAAAATCAGAGTCGGTCATGCAGACCCTTGCATCGATGTCGAACGGGTAGGGGCGGTGCGCGAGGTCGTCGGGCCGGGCATTGAGCTGCTTACCGATGCAAACCAGGCATTGCAACCTAAACAAGCCATTCGACTAGGGCGGATGCTGGCCGAACTGGGTGTGTCCTGGCTAGAGGAGCCTGTCGATGTGCATGATCTGACCGGGCAGGCACAGGTGAGAGAGGCGCTGGACATCAACGTCGCATCAGGCGAGACGGAATGGACTCGCTACGGCATCCGACGCACCATAGAGGCAGGGGCTGCCGATGTGTTGATGCCGGACTTGCAGCGGATAGGCGGTCTGACTGAGATGCGTCGTGTGGTAGCGCTTGCCGAGGCGTACAGCCTTCCCATCTCGACCCATATATTTACCGAACACAGCCTTGCTATTGCAGGTTCAGCGGCTAACTGTATCTCGGTGGAACACATGCCATGGTATGCCCCGCTATTTGTCGAAGAGCTGGAGATCGTGAACGGCGATATTCTGATTCCCAATAGACCAGGCTCAGGCTTTACATTTGACGAGACGGCAGTTGCCAAATTTGCACTGTAG
- a CDS encoding ABC transporter substrate-binding protein, whose product MAAVLLTAAGSPAFAKCGNVTITEMNWSSAAVVTSISKFLMEQGYNCTVTTVPSGTVTAITSVAETGEPDIVTELWLSGVPAYAELEAAGKIRTLTHVLSEGGVDAWWVPQYLIDDHPELATMEGILANPGLVGDRFHNCPDGWGCKVTNEHLAQAYDLAGAGLEVFDHGSGETLAAAIAAAYESKEPWFGYYWAPTSVLGKYPMVKIDLGTFDKAIHDCNAAEECATPGKSSYPPAEVITAVTTDFESRQPEIAELMSHVSFTNEQMSKILAWQEDNNASSEETAVHFLTNYPDVWSTWLSEVARERLSALLQ is encoded by the coding sequence TTGGCCGCTGTACTTCTGACAGCGGCGGGATCTCCCGCATTTGCCAAATGCGGTAATGTCACCATCACCGAAATGAACTGGTCGTCGGCAGCGGTTGTCACTTCTATTTCAAAATTCCTGATGGAGCAGGGTTATAACTGTACCGTGACCACGGTTCCATCAGGCACTGTTACGGCCATCACGTCTGTTGCAGAAACGGGAGAGCCCGATATCGTCACGGAGCTGTGGTTGAGCGGTGTGCCCGCCTACGCTGAGTTGGAAGCAGCTGGCAAGATCAGGACTCTGACACATGTGCTTTCCGAAGGTGGAGTTGATGCCTGGTGGGTGCCGCAGTATCTTATCGATGATCACCCCGAACTTGCCACAATGGAAGGCATTCTTGCCAATCCCGGGTTGGTGGGAGATCGGTTCCACAACTGCCCCGATGGCTGGGGTTGTAAAGTCACAAATGAGCATCTTGCACAGGCTTATGATCTTGCTGGGGCTGGGCTTGAAGTATTTGATCATGGCTCAGGAGAAACCCTCGCTGCAGCTATTGCTGCTGCCTATGAAAGCAAAGAGCCCTGGTTCGGATATTACTGGGCACCTACCTCCGTGTTGGGGAAATACCCCATGGTCAAAATTGATCTTGGAACCTTTGATAAGGCCATCCACGATTGCAATGCAGCGGAGGAATGTGCGACGCCCGGCAAGTCGTCTTACCCACCTGCCGAAGTAATCACGGCTGTGACTACTGATTTTGAATCGCGTCAGCCAGAGATCGCTGAGTTGATGTCACACGTCTCCTTCACTAACGAGCAGATGAGTAAGATTCTTGCCTGGCAAGAGGACAACAATGCCTCCTCTGAAGAGACAGCTGTTCACTTTCTGACGAACTATCCGGACGTCTGGAGTACTTGGTTGAGCGAAGTGGCTCGCGAAAGGCTTTCGGCACTCTTGCAGTAA